In Arthrobacter sp. MN05-02, the genomic stretch AGATCCCGAAGAAATCGCCGCCCGAGGTGTGATGGAGCACCCGGTCGCCATCACGCTGGAGAGAGTACATGACTGTCATCGACGACATTTCGGCGGAGCTGGAGCAGCTCGCCATCGAGGTGCCCTCCTGGGCCTACGGCAATTCCGGAACCCGCTTCAAGGTGTTCGCCACCCCGGGCACACCGCGTACGGTGCAGGAGAAGATCGCGGACGCGGGCATGGTCAACAGGCTGACGGGCCTCGCCCCGAGCGTGGCCCTGCACATCCCGTGGGACAAGGTGGATGACTACGGGGTCCTCGCAGAGCACGCCGCGGAGCACGGCGTGAAGCTGGGAACCATCAACAGCAACACGTTCCAGGACGACGACTACAAGTTCGGCAGCCTCACGCACAGCGATGCGGCGGTGCGGAACAAGGCGATCGACCACATGTACGAGTGCATCGAGGTCATGAACGTCACGGGCTCCCGCGACCTGAAGATCTGGCTCGCTGACGGCTCCAACTACCCCGGCCAGGCAGACATGCGCTCCCGCCAGGACTGGCTGCAGGACTCGCTGCGGAAGGTCTACGACCGCCTCGGCGAGGACCAGCGACTGGTCCTGGAGTACAAGTTCTTCGAGCCGGCCTTCTATCACACGGACGTCCCCGACTGGGGCACCTCCTACGCGCACTGCCTGCAGCTCGGCGAGAAGGCCCTCGTCTGCCTGGACACCGGCCACCACGCTCCCGGGACCAACATCGAGTTCATCGTCGCCCAGCTGATCCGCCTCGGGAAGCTCGGCTCCTTCGACTTCAACTCGCGTTTCTACGCGGACGACGACCTGATCGTGGGAGCCGCGGATCCGTTCCAGCTGTTCCGCATCATGGCCGAGGTGGTCCGCGGTGGCGGCCTCTCGCCCGAGAGCGGGATCGCGCTCATGCTCGACCAGTGCCACAACCTGGAGGAGAAGATCCCCGGCCAGATCCGCTCGGTGCTGAACGTGCAGGAGATGACGGCGCGGGCCCTGCTCATCGACCGGCCCGCGCTGACCGCCGCGCAGGAATCCGGCGACGTCCTGGCCGCCAACGCGATCCTGATGGACGCCTTCTACACCGACGTGCGCCCGGGCCTGGCCTCCTGGCGCGAGTCGAAGGGCCTTCCGGCCGATCCGATGGACGCCTACCGCGCCAGCGGCTACCAGGGCCGGATCAACAGCGAACGACAGGGCGGCCAGCAGGCCGGATGGGGAGCATGACAGTGACGACGACGACAGGGTCCGCGACCGGCGCCACCATGAATCCGACGGTCAATCAGAGTGTGCAGGAGCTCATCGAGCGCTCCAACCGGCTGGGCTCGGACAAGCGCACCACGAACTACGCCGGCGGCAACACCTCCGCGAAGGGACTGGGCTTCGACCCCGCCACCGGCGAGGACGTGGAACTGCTCTGGGTCAAGGGCTCCGGCGGGGACCTGGGCACCCTCAAGGAATCCGGCCTCGCCGTCCTGCGCCTGGACCGCATGCGGGCGCTGCGCAGCGTCTACCCCGGCGTGGAGCGCGAGGACGAGATGGTCGCGGCCTTCGACTACACGCTGCACGGCAAGGGCGGGGCTGCACCGTCGATCGACACCGCGATGCACGGCCTCGTCGACGCCGCGCACGTGGACCACCTGCACCCCGACTCGGGCATCGCGATCGCCACCGCGGCCGACGGCGAGGCGCTCACCACCACGATCTTCGGATCCAAGGTGGTATGGGTGCCCTGGCGCCGCCCAGGTTTCCAGCTCGGACTCGACATCGCCGCCATCAAGGACGCCAACCCCGAGGCCATCGGCACGATCCTCGGCGGGCACGGCATCACGGCCTGGGGCGACACGTCCGCCGAGGCCGAGGCGAACTCGCTCTGGATCATCGAGACCGCCGAACGCTACATCGCCGAGCACGGCAAGGCCGAACCCTTCGGTCCCGCCCTCGAGGGCTACGCCGCGCTGCCCGACCAGGAGCGCAGGGCCAAGGCCGCCGCCCTCGCACCGACCATCCGCGGGCTCGCCTCCACCGACAAGGCGCAGGTGGGACACTTCACCGACGACCCCCGCGTCCTGGAATTCCTCGCCTCCACCGGGCACCCGCGCCTCGGCGCGCTCGGCACGAGCTGCCCTGACCACTTCCTGCGCACCAAGGTCAAGCCGCTCGTCCTCGACCTCCCGGCCGGCGCCGACGTGGAGAGCTGCCTGCTGCGCCTGCGCGAACTGCACACCGAGTACCGGGCGGACTACGCCGCATACTACGACCGGCACGCGACCCCGGGGTCCCCCGCGATGCGCGGCGCGGACCCGGCGATCGTGCTGGTGCCCGGTGTCGGCATGTTCTCCTTCGGCGCCAACAAGCAGACCGCCCGCGTCGCCGGGGAGTTCTACCTCAACGCCATCAATGTGATGCGCGGCGCCGAAGCCATCTCCACCTACTCCCCCATCGAGGAGAGCGAGAAGTTCCGCATCGAGTACTGGGCGCTGGAAGAGGCCAAGCTCGCGCGGATGCCCAAGCCCAAGTCCCACGCCGGACGCATCGCCCTGGTGACGGGAGCGGCGTCGGGCATCGGCAAGGCCATCGCCACACGCCTGGCCGCCGAAGGTGCGTGCGTGGTCATCGCGGACCTGAACATCGACAGCGCGAGCAGTGTGGCCGAGGAACTCGGCGGCCCCGACGTCGCCATCGGCGTCCAGGCTGACGTCACCGACCCCGCCCAGGTGCTCCAGGCCGTGCAGGCCGCCGTGCTGGCCTTCGGCGGACTGGACCTCGTGGTCAACAACGCCGGGCTGTCCATCTCCAAGCCGCTGCTCGAGACCACCGAGAAGGACTGGGACCTGCAGCACAACGTCATGGCGAAGGGCTCCTTCCTCATGTCGCAGGCCGCCGCGAAGGTGCTGATCGAGCAGGACATGGGCGGGGACATCATCTACATCTCCTCGAAGAACTCCGTGTTCGCCGGCCCCAACAACATCGCCTACAGCGCCACGAAAGCCGACCAGGCGCACCAGGTACGTCTGCTCGCCGCCGAACTCGGCGAATACGGCGTCCGCGTCAACGGCATCAACCCCGACGGCGTGGTCCGCGGCTCCGGGATCTTCGCCGGCGGCTGGGGCGCCAAGCGCGCCGCCGTCTACGGCGTCGAGGAGGACAAGCTGGGCGAGTACTACGCCCAGCGCACCCTGCTCAAGCGCGAGGTGCTGCCGGAGAACGTCGCCAACGCGGTGGCCGTCCTGACCTCGGCCGAACTCTCGCACACCACGGGCCTGCACATCCCCGTGGACGCGGGCGTCGCCGCCGCGTTCCTGCGCTGACATGGCCGGGAGTCGGAGCGGGACCGCCGGGCAGGCATTCGCCGCCGTCGACATCGGGGCGTCCTCCGGGCGCGTGATCCTCGGCACCATGACGGACGCGGGGCCCGAACTCGTCACGGTGCACCGCTTCCCCAACGGGGTGCAGTTCCTCGGGGGCGCGCTGCGCTGGGACGTCGAGGCACTGTTCGCCGAGGTCCTGACCGGCCTGGCTGCCGCGGCGGCTGCCGCGGCAGCCGCCGGGACCACGGTGACCAGCATCGGGATCGACACCTGGGCCGTGGACTACGGGCTCGTCGACGACGCCGGAGCGCTCCGGCACCTGCCGTTCAGCTACCGCGACGGACGCACCGAGGCGACCATCGGCGTCGTGCACGCGGCGCTGCCGCCCGAGCGGCTCTACGCACGCACAGGACTGCAGTTCCTGCCGTTCAACACCCTCTACCAGTTGGCTGCGGAGCGGTCCCTGTCCGGTGTCCAGGCCCTGCTGATCCCGGACCTGCTGGCCTACCGGCTCACCGGCGAGCGCCGCACCGAGGCCACGAACGCCTCCACCACGGGCCTGCTCGACGCCGCGACGGGCATGTGGGCGGAGGACCTCCTCGAAGCGCTCGGACTGCCTCCCGACCTCTTCCCGCCGCTCGTGGAGCCCGGGAGCGTCGTCGGGCACCTGCTGCCCGCCATCGCCGCGGGGACAGGGCTGCCGGAGACCACCGCCGTCGTCGCCGTCGGGTCCCACGACACCGCGTCGGCGGTGGCCGCGGTGCCGGCCGGGTCGTCCCGTTTCGCCTATATCTCCTCCGGGACCTGGTCGCTCGTCGGCGTCGAGCTCGATGCACCCATCCTCGGCGACGGGAGCCGCGCGGCGAACTTCACCAACGAGCGTGGCGTGGACGGCACCATCCGGTACCTGCGCAACACCGGCGGGCTCTGGCTCCTGCAGGAGTGCCTGCGCGAGTGGAGCGTGGAGGGACCGGAGCCGGACCTCCTCGGGCTGCTCGCCGCCGCAGCGGAACTGCCGGCCGGGGGACCGGTGATCGACGCCGACAGCAACGACTTCCTCGCACCGGACGGGATGCCGGCACGCATCCGACGGGCTGCCGAGGCCGCGGGCCATGTCGCGCCGTCGTCCCGGGCGGCTGTGGTGCGGTGCATCCTGGACAGCCTCGCGGAGGCCTATGCCCGGACGCTCCGGGACGCCGTCCGGCTGTCCGGACACGCCATCGACGTCATCCACGTGGTGGGTGGAGGGTCGCAGAACGCGCTGCTGTGCCAACTGACCGCGGATCGGACCGGGCTGCCGGTCCTCGCAGGTCCCGTGGAGGCGACGGCACTCGGCAACGTCCTCGTCCAGGCCCGGGCCGCCGGTCTGGTCGCTGCCGGCCCGGGGCTCGCGGGGATCAGGGAGGCGGCGCGCGCCGCGACCTCCACGGTGCGCTACGAGCCCGCGGACCTCGCGGCGCTGTCCCCGACGGGGTAGCCGGACGGCAGCGGGGCCCGTCGCGGTCGACGTGCGGGTGCGTCACATGCGCCCGAAGACGGAGCGGATGATGGCGAACACGCCGTAGCAGACGAGTCCGATCGCGATGATCGTGAGGACGTAGACACCGAACGGGTGGTACTGGAGCGCTTTCAGGCTGCCATCCAGTCCGGTCGATTCCTGCGGGTCGCGGTCCAGGCCCGCGATGACGAAGAGTCCTCCGACGAGGAGCAGCGCGAGTCCCTTGGCCACGTGCCCCACGACGCCGAGGAGTTCGATTATCCGCCCATGAGCGGTGTCCTCGAAGGCGCGGAGCTCCGGCCGGAAGCCGCGCCGGACCCCCTTGACGACGAAGTGCACGCCGATGCCCAGGACGACCCCTGCGGCCACGAACACGAGCAGCACCCCGACGTCCGAGGACAGGAGGGACCGCGTGAAGTCGACCGTCGATTCGGAGGAGTCCGGGCCGTCGCCGAGTCCGAACCGTGCGAACGTCCCCGCCATGGATCCGTAGATGACCACGAGGGATCCCGACGAGATGTGCTTCCCGATCCGCTCGCCCGTCGGCAGGTGCCGCGCGCGCAGGGTGGCCTCGCTGAGCTGCCACAGCGCGAGGCCGGCGCAACCGACCGCGCAGATCCACATGATCGGCGTCCCGAGTGGTCCCTCGGCGACCTCCTCGAGCGCGCCGGTCGGCTCGGCCTCGCCGTTGCCGCCGAAGGCGAGGCGCAGCGCGATGACGCCGATCAGGATGTGCACCACGGCGAGTGCCGCGAATCCGAGTCGTGCCGCGACGTCGAGCGCACGCGTGTCGGACACCTGCTCTACCGCATCCGCTGCCCGGGCGGTGCGTCCCTGCCCCTCGGCGCTACGGTCCGTCGTCACAGCTCCGTCCTTCCGCGCTCGCACTGTCCCGCCGTCCTGCGGGCGGACGGCCGTGGTTGTCACTTCAAGCATAGGAGAACGGGCCGAGCGGGCGACGGGCGGTACCTGGCTTGCTCCCGCTGCGACCCGGCGACATGTACGGGCGCGGCGCTCTTGAGGCACGGCCGCCGAGGCGGCACACTGGACAAGCCAGTCCCACCCGGCACGACAGCGCGCACGATGGTCTCTCAAAAACTCCTCGGTCAGTCGACAGCGCTGCCTCGACGACTTGGAGCAAGCATGGTGAACGACGAAGTCGTGACAGAGGGCGGCTCGCTGCGCCTCGCGCAGGAGCGCGACCTGATCACCGTCCTCGAGGAGGTCGAGATCAGCGTCGACCTCGCCTCCGCGATCGCGGAGGCCACCCAGGTGAAGGCTGTCGCGGAGTCGCTGGGACGGTCCGACGTCGCCTTCTGGGCCGAGGTCACGGCACTGGACGCGCTGGCCCGCTCGGAGGGTTCTCCCGACGCGATGAGCCGGGGGAAGGTCATCCTCGACTGGGCGACGCTGCAGGGCGATGCCCGCCTGGCCAGCCGGTGCCACGCGCTCCTCGCGATGATGAACCTGATCGCCGGCCATTCGGGTGCAGGGGCCGAACACGCCACCATCGCGGTGACCCTCCTCGACGGGACCGAGCAGCCACGCCTGCTGGCGAAGATGCTGACCCGCCAGGCCCTCGGGCTCCTCGCTGCGGGACTGCTGGAGCAGGGGTTCGATGTCTCACGCCGGGCCCTCGCCCTGGCCGAACAACTGGACGACCACGAGCTGCTCTCCCGGCTCGCCTCCAATGCCTTCCATTCGGCACTCGACGAGCTCATGCCGGACGAAGCCCGCTTCTGGCTGGAGCGGCTCGAGTCCATGATCGCCGCATCGCCGGACCTGGAAGTGGAACTGGGCGACGTCCTCGCGCGCGGGCACCTCGCCGCCGGCCGCCCGGTGGACGCCCTCGCC encodes the following:
- a CDS encoding carbohydrate kinase gives rise to the protein MAGSRSGTAGQAFAAVDIGASSGRVILGTMTDAGPELVTVHRFPNGVQFLGGALRWDVEALFAEVLTGLAAAAAAAAAAGTTVTSIGIDTWAVDYGLVDDAGALRHLPFSYRDGRTEATIGVVHAALPPERLYARTGLQFLPFNTLYQLAAERSLSGVQALLIPDLLAYRLTGERRTEATNASTTGLLDAATGMWAEDLLEALGLPPDLFPPLVEPGSVVGHLLPAIAAGTGLPETTAVVAVGSHDTASAVAAVPAGSSRFAYISSGTWSLVGVELDAPILGDGSRAANFTNERGVDGTIRYLRNTGGLWLLQECLREWSVEGPEPDLLGLLAAAAELPAGGPVIDADSNDFLAPDGMPARIRRAAEAAGHVAPSSRAAVVRCILDSLAEAYARTLRDAVRLSGHAIDVIHVVGGGSQNALLCQLTADRTGLPVLAGPVEATALGNVLVQARAAGLVAAGPGLAGIREAARAATSTVRYEPADLAALSPTG
- the rhaI gene encoding L-rhamnose isomerase, translating into MTVIDDISAELEQLAIEVPSWAYGNSGTRFKVFATPGTPRTVQEKIADAGMVNRLTGLAPSVALHIPWDKVDDYGVLAEHAAEHGVKLGTINSNTFQDDDYKFGSLTHSDAAVRNKAIDHMYECIEVMNVTGSRDLKIWLADGSNYPGQADMRSRQDWLQDSLRKVYDRLGEDQRLVLEYKFFEPAFYHTDVPDWGTSYAHCLQLGEKALVCLDTGHHAPGTNIEFIVAQLIRLGKLGSFDFNSRFYADDDLIVGAADPFQLFRIMAEVVRGGGLSPESGIALMLDQCHNLEEKIPGQIRSVLNVQEMTARALLIDRPALTAAQESGDVLAANAILMDAFYTDVRPGLASWRESKGLPADPMDAYRASGYQGRINSERQGGQQAGWGA
- the rhaD gene encoding short-chain dehydrogenase, which produces MTVTTTTGSATGATMNPTVNQSVQELIERSNRLGSDKRTTNYAGGNTSAKGLGFDPATGEDVELLWVKGSGGDLGTLKESGLAVLRLDRMRALRSVYPGVEREDEMVAAFDYTLHGKGGAAPSIDTAMHGLVDAAHVDHLHPDSGIAIATAADGEALTTTIFGSKVVWVPWRRPGFQLGLDIAAIKDANPEAIGTILGGHGITAWGDTSAEAEANSLWIIETAERYIAEHGKAEPFGPALEGYAALPDQERRAKAAALAPTIRGLASTDKAQVGHFTDDPRVLEFLASTGHPRLGALGTSCPDHFLRTKVKPLVLDLPAGADVESCLLRLRELHTEYRADYAAYYDRHATPGSPAMRGADPAIVLVPGVGMFSFGANKQTARVAGEFYLNAINVMRGAEAISTYSPIEESEKFRIEYWALEEAKLARMPKPKSHAGRIALVTGAASGIGKAIATRLAAEGACVVIADLNIDSASSVAEELGGPDVAIGVQADVTDPAQVLQAVQAAVLAFGGLDLVVNNAGLSISKPLLETTEKDWDLQHNVMAKGSFLMSQAAAKVLIEQDMGGDIIYISSKNSVFAGPNNIAYSATKADQAHQVRLLAAELGEYGVRVNGINPDGVVRGSGIFAGGWGAKRAAVYGVEEDKLGEYYAQRTLLKREVLPENVANAVAVLTSAELSHTTGLHIPVDAGVAAAFLR